The proteins below come from a single Holdemania massiliensis genomic window:
- a CDS encoding Na/Pi cotransporter family protein — MTLQDIQWDMILGGFGLFLFGIKFMGDGLKSLAGDKLRDYIDKYTSKPLMAILIGALVTIMIQSSSATTAITIGLVRAGLMRLEQAAGIVMGANIGTTVTAFLIGLKVEQFALFFVFAGGVVISFAKRKKSRTIGEIVMGFGLLFYGLRIMGDSLSMLKDMPEFIAFAEMMGRQPILALLAGTVLTALIQGSAATIGVVQKLVEAGAMSLSAALPFVFGSNIGTTITGVFAAIGGSLAAKRTAGLHTLFNVIGTLIGMLLLQPYILLITELSKLLNIAPMMQIAVAHILFNVGATILFFPFLKQMCQLVKKLIPGQEPERLDIKIDDLDENIIHELPASALELVHKSIFKMVDVVSKTVREAQQYFIKGTDEEDHEMILQSEALINSFDTKITQYLMQISKENLSDREVADLNLNLQVIKNLERIGDLTVNLVEFFEMVNEDQSAFSAGAKEEVMQMFDLFDHMLAQSVKVYESQDYTLYSALLEDENYMDLLEYKARQNHFERMSRQECSSAVAGSVFCDILGNLERMADHTCNIARCAVESTGMETPEKH; from the coding sequence ATGACATTGCAGGATATACAGTGGGATATGATCTTGGGCGGCTTTGGGCTGTTCTTATTTGGCATTAAATTTATGGGGGATGGATTGAAAAGTCTGGCAGGGGATAAGCTGCGGGATTACATTGATAAATATACATCCAAACCGCTGATGGCGATTTTGATCGGGGCTTTAGTTACGATCATGATCCAGTCTAGTTCGGCAACGACCGCGATTACGATTGGTTTGGTCCGAGCCGGCTTAATGCGGCTGGAACAGGCGGCCGGGATCGTAATGGGGGCTAACATCGGAACGACGGTCACCGCTTTTTTAATCGGTTTGAAAGTGGAGCAGTTTGCGTTGTTCTTTGTATTTGCGGGCGGTGTGGTGATTTCTTTTGCCAAGCGGAAAAAGAGCCGGACGATCGGCGAAATTGTGATGGGCTTCGGCTTGTTGTTCTATGGACTGCGGATTATGGGTGATTCGTTATCCATGCTTAAGGATATGCCGGAATTCATTGCTTTTGCCGAGATGATGGGCCGTCAGCCAATCCTGGCCTTGTTGGCCGGTACGGTGCTGACCGCTTTGATTCAGGGTTCAGCGGCAACGATCGGCGTGGTTCAGAAGCTGGTGGAAGCGGGGGCGATGTCGCTGTCGGCAGCATTGCCGTTTGTTTTCGGCTCCAATATCGGCACGACGATTACCGGGGTGTTCGCAGCAATTGGCGGCAGCTTGGCAGCCAAACGAACGGCTGGTTTACATACGCTGTTTAATGTGATTGGGACGCTGATCGGCATGCTCCTTCTGCAGCCCTACATTCTGCTGATTACAGAATTATCAAAACTGCTGAACATTGCGCCGATGATGCAGATCGCGGTCGCGCATATCTTGTTCAATGTCGGAGCGACGATTCTGTTCTTCCCATTCTTAAAACAGATGTGCCAGCTTGTTAAAAAACTGATTCCTGGACAGGAACCGGAGCGGCTGGATATCAAAATTGATGATCTGGATGAGAATATTATTCATGAGCTGCCTGCTTCAGCACTGGAGCTTGTCCACAAATCTATATTTAAGATGGTTGATGTTGTCAGCAAGACGGTACGGGAAGCCCAGCAATACTTTATCAAAGGTACGGACGAGGAAGACCATGAGATGATTCTGCAGTCTGAGGCGCTGATCAATAGTTTTGATACCAAGATTACGCAGTATCTGATGCAGATCTCAAAGGAAAACTTGTCAGACAGGGAAGTGGCCGATCTGAATCTCAACCTGCAGGTGATTAAGAATTTGGAACGCATCGGTGACTTGACGGTGAATCTTGTCGAGTTCTTTGAGATGGTCAATGAGGATCAGTCCGCGTTTTCCGCCGGCGCAAAAGAGGAAGTCATGCAGATGTTTGATCTGTTCGATCATATGCTGGCCCAGTCGGTAAAAGTCTATGAATCGCAGGATTACACGCTGTATTCGGCCCTGCTGGAAGATGAAAACTATATGGATTTGCTAGAGTATAAAGCTCGCCAGAATCATTTTGAACGGATGAGCCGGCAGGAGTGCAGCTCGGCCGTAGCCGGTTCGGTATTCTGCGATATTCTGGGGAATCTGGAACGAATGGCGGATCATACCTGCAACATCGCCCGCTGTGCGGTGGAATCAACAGGAATGGAAACACCGGAAAAGCATTGA
- a CDS encoding PTS system mannose/fructose/N-acetylgalactosamine-transporter subunit IIB has translation MAIVEVRIDDRLIHGQVCGYWVPHHSVEKIVVIDDKIAKDEMRKTALKFGCPAKVKLSILDALTASDKLKRNLDKGSRVMLLAAGPEPLLKMVEDGYQIEQITVGNLSGKPGYQHVKKTLYLSDADVDNFKRLADHGVKLKVQMVPDDVPEDLAEIVRKL, from the coding sequence ATGGCGATTGTTGAAGTCAGAATTGATGACCGGCTGATTCATGGGCAGGTCTGCGGTTATTGGGTGCCGCATCATAGTGTGGAAAAGATCGTTGTGATCGACGATAAGATCGCAAAAGATGAAATGCGGAAAACGGCGCTGAAATTCGGCTGTCCGGCAAAGGTCAAGCTGTCGATTCTGGATGCGCTGACGGCTTCAGATAAGCTGAAGCGCAATCTGGATAAGGGCAGCCGGGTGATGCTTTTAGCGGCAGGTCCTGAACCTTTGTTAAAAATGGTGGAGGACGGTTATCAAATTGAACAGATTACCGTCGGCAACCTGTCTGGGAAGCCGGGCTATCAACATGTAAAAAAGACGTTGTATCTGTCGGACGCGGACGTTGATAACTTTAAGCGGCTGGCCGATCATGGCGTCAAGCTTAAGGTCCAGATGGTGCCGGATGATGTGCCGGAGGATCTGGCTGAAATTGTTCGCAAACTGTAG
- a CDS encoding SIS domain-containing protein — protein sequence MEKPTVLGYMKDQPRALRETFRRRAEFVDPFRKLFEQLPIKKVLFFGSGTSYNASQIAAYEFKQLCGLEAQGHYPTVFAHYEKADWTGLLKKEEILFVGISQSGTSISTIEVMEKARSEGYPTVALTENLDSEITHHVDHVIHLLCGKEETPPETRGYTVTLLQLYLWALSAAEVRGKLTEKEVEQALAETEAFLNQFDQVIAESEVWYDRNATTIVNSDRIYVLGYGIDYGSALEGMLKIGEMLRLPTIGYEIEEYSHGPTMAISPKQTILMLGSDEAEWNRCLQFRDAFRRYTERVHLITAKEAPADHRDLVFSVKANKYLAPIMLTVPFQFVAAKGAKDTNIDTNENPFKEELAHLPEA from the coding sequence ATGGAAAAACCAACAGTATTAGGCTATATGAAAGATCAGCCGCGGGCGCTGCGGGAAACCTTCCGCCGCCGTGCGGAATTCGTTGATCCTTTCCGGAAGTTGTTTGAGCAGCTGCCGATCAAAAAAGTCCTGTTTTTTGGTTCCGGAACTTCCTATAACGCCTCGCAGATCGCGGCTTATGAATTCAAACAGCTCTGCGGACTGGAGGCTCAGGGACATTATCCAACGGTATTTGCGCACTATGAAAAGGCGGATTGGACCGGGCTGTTAAAAAAAGAAGAAATTCTGTTTGTCGGCATCAGCCAGTCAGGGACCTCGATTTCTACCATTGAAGTGATGGAAAAGGCCCGCAGTGAAGGCTATCCTACTGTGGCACTGACAGAAAATCTGGATAGTGAGATTACTCACCATGTTGATCATGTTATCCATCTGCTGTGCGGCAAGGAAGAAACACCGCCGGAAACCCGCGGGTACACGGTAACACTGCTGCAGTTGTATTTGTGGGCGCTCAGCGCGGCAGAGGTGCGCGGCAAGCTGACAGAAAAGGAAGTTGAACAGGCCCTGGCGGAAACGGAAGCTTTCCTGAATCAGTTTGATCAGGTCATTGCGGAGAGTGAAGTCTGGTATGACCGCAATGCGACAACGATTGTCAACAGTGACCGTATCTATGTGCTGGGCTATGGCATTGATTATGGATCAGCGTTGGAAGGTATGTTAAAAATCGGCGAAATGCTGAGGCTGCCGACGATCGGTTATGAAATCGAAGAGTATTCGCATGGACCGACGATGGCAATCTCCCCGAAACAGACGATTCTGATGTTGGGATCGGATGAAGCGGAATGGAACCGCTGTCTGCAGTTCCGCGATGCTTTCCGCCGGTATACGGAGCGTGTCCACCTGATTACCGCGAAAGAAGCTCCGGCCGATCATCGGGATTTGGTATTCAGTGTGAAGGCCAATAAATACTTGGCTCCGATCATGCTGACGGTTCCTTTCCAGTTTGTTGCCGCCAAAGGTGCTAAGGACACCAACATTGATACCAATGAAAATCCGTTTAAGGAAGAACTGGCGCATCTGCCGGAAGCGTAA
- a CDS encoding LemA family protein, which translates to MMWIILLVVLAVLIIWFIATYNGFVSLKNKVEEAFSTMDVYLVKRYDLIPNLVETVKGYAAHEKETLEKVVSARSLAMNAHSMDEKIAQEQNLSGLLGRLLAISESYPDLKANTNFIDLQRQLKDMEGEIANARKYYNGVVKAFNTRTETIPSNLIAGICGFKKMPLFVVKDEAQRENVKVSF; encoded by the coding sequence ATGATGTGGATTATTTTACTGGTCGTACTCGCGGTGCTGATCATCTGGTTTATCGCGACCTACAACGGGTTTGTTTCATTAAAGAATAAAGTAGAAGAAGCCTTTTCTACCATGGACGTGTATCTGGTCAAGCGCTATGATCTGATTCCAAACTTAGTGGAAACGGTCAAAGGCTATGCTGCACATGAAAAAGAAACACTGGAAAAAGTTGTTTCCGCACGCAGTCTGGCTATGAACGCTCATTCCATGGATGAAAAAATTGCCCAGGAACAGAACCTTTCCGGCTTATTGGGAAGGTTATTGGCCATTTCAGAAAGCTATCCGGATCTGAAAGCCAACACCAACTTCATCGACTTACAGCGTCAGCTCAAAGATATGGAAGGGGAAATTGCCAACGCCCGCAAGTATTACAACGGCGTGGTCAAAGCCTTCAATACCCGCACTGAAACCATTCCAAGCAATTTGATCGCTGGGATCTGCGGTTTTAAGAAAATGCCGCTGTTTGTCGTCAAAGATGAAGCTCAGCGCGAAAACGTCAAAGTTTCTTTCTGA
- a CDS encoding D-2-hydroxyacid dehydrogenase, which produces MEQIKVCWLIPTEPSLRASIQAACPQAQIDFCERAELNEQRIAEAEVVIGNLPKRWLSEAKALRWLHLESAGAEQYAQEEKLAQDVLLTNSTGAYGPAIAEHMLAGVLSVYKKLNLYRENQKLRVWKNEGKVRSLKGSSVLIVGLGDIGREFGWRMKALGCTVTGVKRTPGACPDFVDRLVLMDQIEEELPQADIVALCLPSTPETRHFFDQRRLALTRRDCVLVNVGRGITVDTSALCALLDQGHFGGLVLDVVDPEPLPMNNPLWGIDRVILTPHVSGNYNQQSTYDTVIAMALENLQRYLKQKPLKYCVDRKSGYRISNNKE; this is translated from the coding sequence ATGGAACAAATTAAAGTATGCTGGCTGATTCCGACGGAGCCTTCACTGCGCGCCTCCATACAGGCGGCGTGTCCGCAGGCGCAGATCGATTTCTGTGAACGGGCTGAGCTCAATGAACAGCGGATTGCGGAAGCGGAAGTCGTGATCGGAAATCTGCCGAAACGCTGGCTGAGCGAGGCGAAGGCGCTGCGCTGGCTGCATTTGGAAAGTGCCGGGGCTGAACAGTATGCTCAGGAAGAGAAATTAGCTCAGGATGTCCTGCTGACCAATTCGACGGGAGCTTATGGACCAGCCATCGCCGAACATATGCTGGCCGGGGTGCTGTCGGTTTATAAGAAGCTGAATCTTTATCGTGAAAATCAAAAACTGCGGGTATGGAAAAATGAGGGCAAGGTTCGTTCGCTGAAAGGTTCCTCTGTCCTGATTGTGGGCTTGGGCGATATTGGCCGGGAATTTGGCTGGCGGATGAAAGCTTTGGGATGCACGGTGACCGGTGTAAAACGAACACCGGGGGCTTGTCCTGATTTTGTCGATCGGCTGGTGCTGATGGATCAGATTGAGGAGGAACTGCCGCAGGCGGACATCGTCGCTCTGTGCTTGCCAAGTACGCCGGAAACCCGACACTTCTTTGATCAGCGCCGGCTGGCTTTAACTCGCAGGGATTGTGTGCTTGTCAATGTGGGCCGCGGGATTACGGTGGATACTTCTGCTTTGTGCGCCCTGCTGGATCAAGGACATTTCGGCGGTCTGGTTCTCGATGTCGTAGATCCGGAACCGCTGCCGATGAACAATCCTCTGTGGGGGATCGATCGGGTGATTTTGACGCCGCATGTTTCCGGCAATTACAATCAGCAGAGTACTTATGATACGGTGATTGCGATGGCTCTGGAAAACCTTCAGCGTTATCTCAAACAGAAACCGCTGAAGTATTGTGTGGATCGAAAGAGCGGCTACCGCATCTCCAATAACAAAGAATAA
- a CDS encoding PTS sugar transporter subunit IIA yields the protein MSTGILVMGHGHFASGITSALELIMGRQTDYEAVDFPADSDKVELSLRMEQALKRLKGNDQILILTDLFSGTPFNVAMEKVTEQPALKLYYGLNLGMLMELISRRMFQADESLTEGLAEVGQQQVGLFDPHSMEAYTEAGEDEL from the coding sequence ATGAGTACAGGAATTCTAGTGATGGGTCATGGTCATTTCGCAAGTGGGATAACCTCGGCACTGGAGCTGATCATGGGCCGACAAACAGACTATGAAGCCGTCGATTTTCCAGCGGATTCAGATAAGGTTGAACTTAGCCTACGGATGGAGCAGGCGCTGAAACGGCTGAAGGGAAATGATCAGATCCTCATTCTTACGGATCTGTTCAGCGGTACACCGTTCAATGTTGCCATGGAAAAGGTGACGGAACAGCCTGCGCTGAAATTGTATTACGGATTAAATCTGGGCATGTTAATGGAGCTTATCTCCCGACGGATGTTTCAGGCAGACGAATCGTTAACCGAGGGCTTAGCGGAAGTTGGTCAGCAGCAGGTCGGCTTATTTGATCCCCATTCTATGGAAGCTTACACAGAAGCCGGCGAAGACGAATTATAA
- a CDS encoding DUF2207 domain-containing protein — protein MKKRILFSVLTLFLLFVGLQPVHAQESFTIEHYDIQIEVSEDGVYTVTETLDVQFQQSSHGLNLTLPKRYRSVTWAIGDKVVSRSYVYPIDHIEVLSGHEVKISDEDDYYNLRLGSADTYAQSSESYKIRYQVHTRDLKLGGIQSFYWNLISVNWDTTIEKVTFRVTMPKPFDADQLYFYSDLPQDQFQFQQEGTTFSGETLSTLQPFEGITVKLDLPDQYFTFPKAANYALPLALLGGFTTLLSILCLLKWGKDETLIIPVEFSAPEGISSTEVGFILNGTIQNREVLSLILDWANRGYLSIEDQDKTLKLNKLQSLPETAPVAQLRLFNALFKNRDSVTTKELEEKFYTHLNQAIQDFSAYYNLPEKRLFTRISSTLQVVVAFLAPLPAAVLAALQVYAVEFSGAAIVFLIIPYLLMIAAIVMGCLLQRRWHSCSGGFKFGMLLGMSLFTLFWAGMLTVAFIWANQGWIVPIFLILCTLISAGCAVFMKKRTERGQRLTGKVLGLRNFILYAEKDRLAMLVQDDPTYFYSILPYAYAMGLTDIWSKHFRGLTIEPPTWYYGPDGWTTWYMISRLDRTMNSFQQAMTSAPVSSSSGPHGGSFGGGGGGGFTGGGFGGTSGSSW, from the coding sequence ATGAAAAAACGAATTTTGTTCAGCGTCCTGACGTTGTTTCTGCTTTTTGTGGGCTTACAGCCCGTTCACGCTCAGGAAAGCTTTACGATCGAGCATTACGACATTCAAATTGAGGTGAGCGAAGACGGCGTCTATACCGTAACTGAAACCTTGGACGTTCAATTTCAGCAGTCCAGCCACGGCTTAAATCTCACCCTTCCCAAGCGTTACCGCAGTGTCACATGGGCCATTGGCGATAAGGTTGTCAGCCGCAGTTACGTTTATCCGATCGATCACATCGAGGTGTTGTCCGGTCATGAAGTTAAGATCAGTGATGAGGATGATTACTATAATCTCCGTTTAGGCAGCGCGGATACCTATGCCCAGTCTTCAGAAAGCTATAAGATCCGCTATCAGGTGCATACCCGGGATTTGAAACTGGGCGGGATCCAAAGTTTCTACTGGAACCTGATTTCAGTAAACTGGGATACGACGATTGAAAAAGTAACCTTCCGGGTGACAATGCCGAAACCCTTCGATGCCGATCAGCTGTACTTCTATTCCGATCTGCCGCAGGATCAGTTTCAATTTCAGCAGGAAGGGACGACCTTCAGCGGTGAAACCTTATCCACCCTGCAGCCCTTTGAAGGGATAACCGTGAAGCTGGATCTGCCGGATCAGTATTTCACCTTTCCCAAAGCTGCCAATTATGCTTTGCCTTTAGCTCTGCTTGGCGGTTTTACCACCCTGCTCAGCATTCTGTGTCTGTTGAAATGGGGAAAAGATGAGACGCTGATCATTCCGGTGGAATTCAGTGCTCCGGAAGGAATTTCCAGTACAGAAGTCGGATTCATCTTAAATGGAACGATTCAGAACCGGGAAGTTTTGTCCTTGATCCTGGACTGGGCCAACCGCGGTTACTTATCGATTGAAGATCAGGATAAGACATTAAAGCTCAATAAGCTTCAATCCCTGCCGGAAACAGCTCCGGTTGCGCAACTGCGGTTGTTCAATGCATTATTTAAGAATCGTGACAGCGTCACGACCAAAGAACTGGAAGAGAAATTCTACACGCATCTCAATCAGGCGATTCAGGATTTCTCAGCGTATTACAATCTGCCGGAGAAACGATTATTTACCCGGATATCTTCCACCTTGCAGGTTGTTGTTGCATTCCTGGCTCCGCTGCCGGCCGCGGTTCTGGCTGCCCTGCAGGTCTATGCTGTCGAATTCAGCGGGGCTGCGATTGTTTTTCTGATCATCCCCTATTTACTGATGATCGCGGCGATTGTAATGGGATGCCTGCTTCAGCGGCGCTGGCACAGCTGCAGCGGCGGCTTCAAGTTTGGGATGCTTTTGGGGATGAGCCTCTTCACCCTTTTCTGGGCAGGAATGCTGACAGTGGCCTTTATCTGGGCAAATCAGGGATGGATCGTTCCAATATTCCTGATTCTCTGCACCTTAATCAGTGCCGGCTGTGCTGTCTTCATGAAGAAACGGACTGAGCGCGGCCAGCGTTTAACCGGTAAGGTTTTAGGTCTGCGGAATTTCATTCTGTATGCAGAAAAGGACCGTCTGGCCATGTTGGTTCAGGACGATCCGACTTACTTTTATTCCATTCTGCCCTATGCCTATGCGATGGGATTAACCGATATCTGGTCAAAACATTTCCGCGGTTTGACAATCGAACCACCGACCTGGTATTATGGCCCGGATGGCTGGACAACATGGTATATGATCAGCCGGCTGGATCGGACGATGAACTCCTTCCAGCAGGCTATGACTTCCGCACCGGTTTCTTCCAGCTCCGGTCCGCATGGCGGCAGCTTCGGCGGAGGCGGCGGGGGCGGCTTTACCGGCGGCGGCTTTGGCGGCACCTCCGGCAGCAGCTGGTAA
- a CDS encoding PTS mannose/fructose/sorbose/N-acetylgalactosamine transporter subunit IIC encodes MSALQAALIGVVAALSVLEGGWLGECKLREPVVTGFLVGLILGNVKEGLIIGAQLELIWMGTASIGPTAGLSIGTGGTIGTAIALSTGSGIEVAMAFGVPVSILMQFLQTLVDTAYSGPMHTVDKLIDEGGKDKQIIWIHWLCGILTFLIYLSLTFVALYFGNEAINVIVNNLPAWMTNGLNAVAKVLPALGFALLMNLLLEQDLVPYLIIGFALTAWLGMSMIGVAAVSVALAWIIYLLKRDQLNTANPSEEEEL; translated from the coding sequence ATGTCTGCATTGCAAGCTGCTTTGATCGGCGTTGTCGCAGCCTTGTCCGTCTTAGAAGGCGGATGGCTGGGAGAATGCAAACTTCGCGAACCAGTTGTGACTGGTTTTCTGGTTGGTTTGATTTTGGGGAATGTCAAGGAAGGCTTAATTATCGGTGCACAGCTGGAACTGATCTGGATGGGGACAGCTTCGATAGGCCCGACTGCAGGTTTGAGCATTGGCACCGGCGGTACGATCGGAACTGCGATTGCCTTGTCAACGGGATCGGGAATTGAAGTTGCGATGGCTTTTGGCGTACCTGTTTCAATTTTGATGCAATTTCTGCAGACGCTGGTGGATACGGCTTATTCCGGACCCATGCATACCGTCGATAAACTGATCGATGAAGGCGGTAAGGATAAGCAGATTATCTGGATTCACTGGCTTTGCGGTATTCTGACATTCCTGATCTATCTTAGTCTGACCTTTGTCGCTTTATACTTCGGAAATGAAGCGATCAACGTTATTGTCAACAACCTCCCGGCGTGGATGACCAATGGTCTGAACGCAGTGGCGAAGGTATTGCCGGCCTTGGGCTTTGCTTTGCTGATGAATTTGTTATTGGAACAGGATTTGGTTCCTTATCTGATTATTGGCTTCGCCCTGACTGCCTGGTTAGGCATGTCGATGATCGGCGTAGCGGCTGTTTCTGTCGCGCTGGCCTGGATCATCTATCTGCTTAAACGCGACCAGCTGAATACAGCTAACCCATCAGAAGAGGAGGAACTGTAA
- a CDS encoding GntR family transcriptional regulator codes for MNDEVYVTRQLDQFESITQALEARGFHYAYPILNQSVMEANKLISEQLQIPIATRVFSYRKLRIVEDKPRSIEQVYIEYEKVRGIETLSLENQSLYRVLRLQFGYDIRRNEEEIRIVHASEEEARLLHVEEDAEILMSTGLTYLDSVKPFEYFQIVAIPSFFKFRSVTTV; via the coding sequence ATGAATGATGAAGTCTATGTAACACGTCAGCTGGACCAATTTGAATCAATCACTCAGGCTTTGGAAGCCCGAGGTTTTCATTATGCGTATCCGATTCTGAACCAGTCAGTCATGGAAGCCAATAAGCTGATCAGCGAACAGCTTCAGATTCCGATCGCCACCCGCGTTTTCAGCTATCGCAAGCTGCGAATCGTAGAGGATAAACCACGGTCAATCGAACAGGTCTATATCGAATATGAAAAAGTCCGCGGGATTGAGACTCTTTCTCTGGAAAACCAATCGCTTTACCGTGTGCTGCGCCTGCAGTTTGGCTATGATATCCGCCGCAACGAAGAGGAAATCAGAATTGTGCATGCCAGTGAAGAAGAGGCACGGCTGCTGCATGTGGAAGAGGATGCGGAAATCCTGATGAGCACGGGACTGACGTATTTGGATTCTGTCAAACCCTTTGAATATTTTCAGATCGTGGCCATTCCAAGCTTCTTTAAATTCAGGAGTGTGACGACGGTATGA
- a CDS encoding PTS system mannose/fructose/sorbose family transporter subunit IID, with protein sequence MSMPITTQDNARKLSKKEFNQIYWRSFTLLGSFNYERMEGLGFLYAMMPSLRRIWKDDPEGYKAALHRHIAAFNMTVAPSPFVMGIAVAMEELAHDDENFDVESINAVKVSLMGPLSGIGDTFFWGIFKVIACSLGVSFASQGSVLGPIVLLLAFNIPNFLTRYYCLKIGYNNGSKLLENLQQSGKMQLFTYCAGIVGVAAIGCMIAAWIGLECPIAFSIAGSEVVVQQYLDEICPQLLSLGATLLIYRLLKKKISIMKLILIIVAVSFVCGVFGILA encoded by the coding sequence ATGAGTATGCCAATCACGACGCAGGACAATGCGCGCAAGCTGTCTAAAAAAGAATTCAATCAAATCTACTGGCGTTCCTTCACACTGTTGGGTTCCTTCAATTATGAACGCATGGAAGGTCTGGGTTTTCTGTATGCGATGATGCCGAGCTTAAGGCGGATTTGGAAGGATGATCCGGAAGGCTATAAAGCCGCGCTGCACCGGCATATTGCGGCCTTCAACATGACCGTTGCTCCATCCCCGTTTGTTATGGGCATCGCAGTGGCCATGGAAGAGCTGGCCCATGACGATGAAAACTTTGATGTAGAGTCCATCAATGCTGTCAAGGTTTCCCTGATGGGACCTCTGTCGGGGATCGGGGATACCTTCTTCTGGGGAATCTTCAAAGTCATCGCCTGTTCCTTAGGCGTCAGCTTCGCCAGTCAGGGCAGTGTTCTCGGTCCGATCGTGCTGCTTTTAGCCTTTAATATTCCGAACTTCCTAACCCGGTATTACTGCCTGAAAATCGGTTATAACAATGGCAGCAAACTGTTGGAAAACTTACAGCAGTCCGGCAAGATGCAGCTGTTTACCTATTGCGCCGGAATCGTTGGGGTTGCGGCTATCGGCTGTATGATCGCCGCCTGGATCGGTTTGGAATGTCCGATTGCATTCTCGATTGCCGGCAGTGAAGTCGTCGTTCAGCAATATCTTGATGAGATCTGCCCGCAGCTGCTTTCGCTGGGCGCAACGTTATTGATCTATCGATTGTTAAAAAAGAAAATCAGCATCATGAAACTGATTCTGATCATCGTCGCTGTTTCCTTTGTCTGCGGTGTGTTCGGAATCTTGGCGTAG
- a CDS encoding GntR family transcriptional regulator, with protein sequence MSTEKAVYVQLMENILEKIRTGEYRVGEKIMSERQMAQQYGINRLTVRNAIKKLVEEGTLVSIQGKGTFVSRLPKNEKKVVFGDNENVSLSQSLVQSGFQSSRTVLSFKKIENQGETRDYFPDSPQLYELIRLSRIDGQPYALQICYFPASLFKQPERFNFGEGSLYTYMELQGHMPKTIISDMEVQEVPAAYRQVMEAGPKKLIFAYEYFGFDEQHRLVEFTKAYYMPEFTSFKYVTKK encoded by the coding sequence ATGAGTACGGAAAAAGCGGTCTATGTGCAGCTGATGGAAAATATTTTGGAGAAGATCCGGACCGGTGAGTATCGCGTCGGTGAGAAAATTATGTCAGAACGGCAGATGGCGCAGCAATATGGCATCAATCGCCTGACTGTACGCAACGCGATCAAAAAGCTGGTCGAGGAAGGGACACTGGTGTCGATCCAAGGCAAGGGAACCTTTGTCAGCCGCCTGCCGAAAAATGAAAAAAAAGTGGTTTTCGGCGACAATGAGAATGTGAGCCTAAGTCAAAGTCTGGTTCAAAGCGGCTTTCAGTCCAGCCGAACAGTGCTTTCGTTTAAGAAAATTGAAAATCAGGGGGAAACGCGGGATTATTTTCCTGACAGTCCGCAGTTGTATGAGCTGATCCGGCTGTCGCGGATCGATGGTCAGCCGTATGCTTTACAGATCTGTTATTTCCCCGCATCCCTATTTAAGCAGCCGGAACGGTTTAATTTCGGGGAGGGCTCATTATACACATACATGGAACTGCAGGGACATATGCCGAAGACGATCATTTCCGACATGGAGGTTCAGGAGGTTCCGGCGGCTTATCGGCAGGTGATGGAAGCCGGACCGAAGAAGCTGATCTTCGCTTACGAATATTTTGGTTTTGACGAACAGCATCGCCTGGTAGAGTTTACGAAGGCTTATTACATGCCTGAATTTACATCTTTCAAATACGTAACAAAGAAATAG